The Stratiformator vulcanicus genome has a segment encoding these proteins:
- a CDS encoding ArnT family glycosyltransferase, producing the protein MPRRPKKSAEVQPADQPTWLGLSFARCKGFLSRRRFSLLLSVAVFCVVTLGIDHGGHYPNLPEGPGLTIDEIFNVQEGVRLEVGVRYWLLGAMSLREVFGESEDLGPRAEFGYHLPDHPPLGRYLLGAAHNVTRTLVPPAEVEPPHPFTIAAARVGSAAAFALTVLLVSLYGEIHWGRAAGLCGGLSLALMPRVLGHAHLASLETMIGLAYTAFTLHVAATWRAERGVPGFIAIVTGLLWGLALLTKIQAVLLPIPLTIWALWHWRFRAVRPLVIVAIVGLGTFFVGWPWLWLDPLTHAREYFASAADRQPLHVFYFGRQWNDVSVPWHYPWLMSLVTTPVMLLGLGLLGLVGRISGEGGLRARTDVQWIAAAGLFPLIVFSTAAAVYDGVRLFLISFPLLAVLVGRGTEVFFEWATRQRWPVRLSGALIAVLLLSQTIGIAVMRPVYLSSYNLSIGGIAGAERLGFEVNYWSDAITRSVLTELAENVPGGQKVAVGPVLFPFQLQTLRTQSPVLPADQSIELIEFRPGEPIDADWLVVFERKAELGDAADIASLASEWEPVAVIRRGGVVLGGLFHRKRLIE; encoded by the coding sequence ATGCCTCGCCGACCGAAGAAATCTGCCGAAGTTCAACCCGCCGATCAGCCCACCTGGCTCGGCCTCAGCTTCGCAAGGTGCAAGGGCTTTCTCTCCCGTCGGCGTTTCTCGCTACTGTTGAGCGTCGCCGTCTTCTGCGTCGTGACATTGGGAATCGATCATGGCGGGCACTATCCGAACCTGCCGGAAGGGCCGGGGCTGACGATTGATGAGATTTTCAACGTGCAGGAAGGCGTCCGTCTCGAAGTCGGTGTGCGTTACTGGCTGTTGGGGGCGATGAGTCTGCGGGAAGTGTTTGGCGAATCCGAGGACCTGGGGCCTCGGGCGGAGTTCGGTTATCACCTGCCCGATCATCCACCGCTCGGGCGGTATCTGCTCGGTGCCGCGCATAACGTCACACGCACGCTTGTTCCGCCTGCTGAGGTTGAACCCCCGCACCCCTTTACGATCGCCGCGGCCCGGGTCGGATCGGCGGCCGCGTTCGCCCTGACGGTTCTGCTCGTCTCGCTTTACGGCGAAATTCACTGGGGCCGAGCTGCCGGTCTTTGCGGCGGGCTATCGCTCGCACTGATGCCACGCGTGCTGGGACATGCGCATTTGGCTTCGTTGGAAACAATGATCGGCCTGGCATACACAGCGTTCACGCTGCATGTCGCTGCGACATGGCGGGCTGAACGCGGCGTCCCTGGCTTCATCGCAATCGTGACCGGCCTTCTGTGGGGGTTGGCTCTACTTACAAAAATACAGGCGGTGCTGCTGCCGATTCCGCTGACGATCTGGGCGCTTTGGCACTGGCGGTTTCGGGCGGTCCGCCCCTTGGTGATCGTCGCGATCGTCGGTTTGGGCACGTTCTTCGTCGGCTGGCCCTGGCTTTGGCTCGACCCGCTCACTCACGCGCGGGAGTACTTCGCGAGTGCGGCCGACCGACAACCGCTGCACGTGTTTTACTTCGGGCGGCAGTGGAACGATGTGTCGGTCCCGTGGCACTATCCGTGGCTGATGAGCCTTGTCACAACACCGGTGATGCTGCTCGGGTTGGGTCTGCTCGGACTCGTGGGCCGAATCAGCGGGGAAGGGGGCCTCAGAGCTCGCACCGACGTGCAATGGATTGCGGCGGCCGGACTGTTTCCGCTCATCGTCTTCTCGACCGCAGCCGCCGTTTACGATGGCGTACGCCTGTTTCTTATCTCTTTCCCGCTGCTGGCCGTACTGGTGGGACGAGGGACCGAGGTATTTTTCGAGTGGGCGACCCGTCAACGTTGGCCCGTCCGGCTTTCGGGAGCACTGATCGCGGTACTGTTGCTGTCGCAGACGATCGGAATTGCGGTGATGCGACCGGTCTATCTGAGCAGCTATAACCTTTCGATCGGCGGGATCGCCGGGGCGGAGCGGCTCGGGTTTGAAGTGAACTACTGGTCCGACGCGATCACACGCAGCGTGCTCACGGAACTCGCCGAGAATGTTCCCGGCGGTCAAAAAGTTGCGGTCGGACCGGTCTTGTTTCCGTTCCAACTGCAGACGTTGCGGACCCAATCGCCGGTTCTCCCGGCTGATCAATCGATCGAACTGATCGAATTTCGCCCCGGCGAGCCGATCGATGCCGACTGGCTTGTGGTGTTCGAGCGCAAAGCCGAACTGGGAGACGCGGCCGATATCGCGTCGCTGGCTTCCGAATGGGAGCCGGTGGCCGTTATTCGGCGGGGCGGTGTGGTTTTGGGGGGACTTTTCCACCGAAAACGGTTAATCGAATAG
- a CDS encoding helix-turn-helix domain-containing protein: MRTIFTTGQVAKICKVAPRTVSKWFDSGRLRGYRIPGSQDRRIPREHLIRFLKEHGMPLGELESEAMGKLLLVGADDIVRSSLTEMMGETDFKIELAASGFEAGIQAESLHPDCVVIDFAMGRGEALMIAQNLRKNIEYNETVLIGLLTDEDNASGFDRTIFNETFRKPFDAALLAERIRTLVNRKKQLV; encoded by the coding sequence ATGAGGACAATTTTCACGACCGGACAGGTCGCTAAGATCTGTAAGGTGGCCCCACGCACCGTAAGTAAGTGGTTCGATTCCGGCCGGCTTCGCGGGTATCGCATCCCCGGTTCACAAGACCGACGGATTCCCCGCGAACACTTGATCCGGTTCCTCAAGGAACACGGAATGCCGCTCGGAGAACTCGAAAGCGAGGCGATGGGCAAGCTTCTACTGGTCGGAGCAGACGACATCGTCCGCTCCAGCCTGACGGAAATGATGGGCGAGACCGATTTCAAAATCGAACTCGCCGCTAGTGGCTTCGAGGCCGGTATTCAGGCAGAGAGCCTGCATCCGGATTGCGTTGTCATCGACTTTGCGATGGGACGCGGCGAAGCACTGATGATCGCCCAGAATCTTCGGAAGAACATCGAATACAACGAAACCGTCCTCATCGGTCTGTTGACCGACGAAGACAATGCCAGCGGTTTCGATCGTACGATTTTCAACGAAACGTTCCGCAAACCGTTCGACGCAGCCTTGCTCGCTGAACGAATTCGGACGCTCGTGAATCGGAAGAAGCAACTCGTCTGA
- a CDS encoding CNNM domain-containing protein, which yields MLDWMLISSIALFLLGLSLSAFFSGSETGFYRLSPLRVAVEAGSGDRTGRRLLWLTRHPDRFVATTLVGNNVANYLTTMAIGLFSASIFVSTSGLVEVAATWLTSPLIFVLGELLPKTLYFRAPMHFLRPGTPLFVMFYWLFLPISLPLTSVSRLCERMARSPARQTEFVLARSRFGQYLTTGHREGLLGELQSRLLQNLVASSTQRVSSSVTPRERMYEISVETPPAEALQHAVRFALTEIPVRTPGSLTDPNTLQYVRVAEIAATEADSLKPLLRPLPRVDVSQTKLLALMTLRKAEQSLGAVYEGDQFVGIVKERGLIGQFLRSSQSIGEALPTS from the coding sequence ATGCTCGATTGGATGCTTATTTCGTCGATCGCGCTGTTCCTTCTGGGGCTATCGCTCTCGGCATTCTTTAGTGGTTCCGAAACTGGGTTCTATCGGCTCAGCCCGCTAAGGGTCGCCGTTGAAGCGGGGAGCGGGGACCGGACGGGGCGACGGCTTCTCTGGCTGACCCGGCATCCCGACCGATTCGTTGCAACGACGCTCGTGGGCAACAACGTCGCCAATTACCTGACGACGATGGCGATCGGTCTGTTTTCCGCCTCGATATTCGTCAGTACGAGCGGTCTGGTTGAAGTTGCCGCGACCTGGCTCACTTCGCCCTTGATTTTCGTACTGGGCGAACTGCTACCGAAAACCCTCTATTTTCGCGCTCCGATGCACTTTCTGCGGCCGGGGACGCCGTTGTTCGTGATGTTCTACTGGCTGTTCCTTCCCATCAGCCTCCCGCTGACGAGTGTGAGCCGACTGTGCGAGCGGATGGCCCGCAGCCCGGCACGGCAAACAGAGTTCGTGCTGGCCCGCAGCCGCTTCGGGCAATATCTCACAACGGGGCACCGCGAGGGACTGCTGGGGGAATTGCAAAGCCGATTGCTGCAGAACCTGGTTGCGAGCTCGACTCAGCGTGTTTCGAGTTCGGTCACGCCGCGCGAACGGATGTATGAAATTTCGGTCGAAACACCGCCCGCCGAGGCGTTGCAACATGCCGTTCGTTTCGCATTGACCGAGATCCCGGTTCGAACTCCGGGCAGCCTGACTGATCCGAATACGCTGCAATACGTCCGGGTCGCGGAAATCGCCGCGACGGAGGCGGACTCGCTGAAACCGCTGCTGCGGCCGCTGCCGCGGGTCGACGTGTCGCAAACCAAACTGCTGGCGTTGATGACGCTGAGGAAAGCCGAACAGTCGCTCGGCGCCGTCTACGAAGGGGATCAGTTCGTCGGAATCGTGAAAGAACGCGGGTTAATCGGCCAATTTCTCCGGTCATCGCAGTCGATTGGCGAAGCCCTCCCCACATCCTGA
- a CDS encoding CNNM domain-containing protein, producing the protein MWEFFEAASLWFPWSLGMLCLIGFSGFFSSSETALFFLSPTELRAMRVGSPAEKAASDLMADANRVLTAILFWNLLINLTYFVLGVVVAQRLATAGMATAAAIYGILSLAAIILFGEVLPKSIAVVFRRRAAVALAFPLTLTVRVLDPVTPALAEIANSLRRMFWPRLQAEPFLKAEDLEQAVEALTDRREITDAERKVIHNALDLSDWTAEESMWPRGSYLTLPTPIRWADLDGRMPPGDFVAVRAGDTTEIEQIVPLRDLVDVTEPLETRSVKLVHVPWCARLADVLQELGPRGGAASVINEHGETIGVLMLEDLIDTVVVAEASRARRILRREPVINVGGGVFHIEGVVSLRTLSHTLGVPYDFDDDANWTVGGLIADQLDRIPVRQDTIRWNGYELRVIDATSREVKRIAAIPLKPPPGIDGGASVEPESGGVS; encoded by the coding sequence ATGTGGGAGTTCTTCGAAGCGGCATCGCTGTGGTTTCCGTGGTCATTGGGGATGCTCTGCCTGATCGGTTTTTCCGGTTTCTTTTCGTCGAGTGAAACCGCTCTGTTTTTTCTTTCGCCGACGGAACTCCGGGCGATGCGCGTGGGGTCACCGGCTGAGAAAGCCGCCTCCGATCTGATGGCCGACGCCAATCGCGTGCTGACCGCGATTTTGTTCTGGAACCTGCTGATCAATCTCACCTACTTCGTGCTCGGCGTCGTCGTAGCGCAGCGGCTTGCTACCGCGGGCATGGCGACAGCCGCGGCGATCTACGGCATCCTCTCGCTGGCGGCCATCATTCTATTCGGTGAGGTACTGCCGAAGAGCATTGCGGTCGTCTTTCGTCGCCGGGCCGCCGTCGCGCTGGCATTCCCGCTGACGCTCACGGTGCGGGTGCTCGATCCCGTCACTCCCGCACTGGCGGAGATCGCCAATTCATTGCGACGAATGTTCTGGCCGCGACTTCAGGCCGAACCGTTTTTGAAGGCCGAGGACTTGGAGCAAGCCGTCGAAGCGCTGACCGATCGCCGCGAAATCACCGATGCCGAACGCAAGGTGATTCACAACGCCCTCGACCTGTCGGATTGGACGGCTGAAGAGTCGATGTGGCCGCGGGGCAGCTACCTGACGTTGCCGACGCCGATCCGCTGGGCCGATCTCGACGGACGGATGCCGCCGGGTGACTTTGTCGCCGTCCGCGCGGGGGATACTACCGAGATCGAACAGATCGTGCCGCTGCGAGACCTTGTCGACGTGACCGAGCCGCTTGAGACGAGGTCGGTCAAACTGGTGCATGTGCCGTGGTGTGCTCGCCTGGCCGACGTCTTGCAGGAACTCGGCCCACGTGGCGGGGCGGCGTCAGTCATCAACGAGCATGGCGAAACCATCGGCGTGTTGATGCTGGAGGACCTGATCGACACCGTCGTCGTTGCGGAGGCGAGTCGCGCGAGGCGGATCTTGCGGAGAGAGCCGGTGATCAACGTCGGGGGAGGCGTGTTTCACATCGAAGGCGTCGTCTCACTGCGAACACTGTCGCATACCCTCGGCGTCCCTTACGACTTCGACGATGACGCGAACTGGACGGTCGGCGGATTGATCGCAGACCAGCTTGATCGGATCCCCGTCCGTCAGGACACGATCCGCTGGAACGGATACGAGTTGCGTGTCATCGACGCGACCTCGCGCGAAGTCAAACGCATCGCCGCCATCCCCCTGAAACCCCCGCCCGGTATTGATGGCGGTGCCTCGGTGGAACCGGAGTCGGGAGGCGTTTCGTAA
- a CDS encoding polyprenyl synthetase family protein: MSRPSAEADLLSELTELVGDDLAASEEIFRRELDCGERAVESIVEHAALLQGKRLRPSLVLVSALASGGIEEGHRVLAAVVEMIHVATLVHDDVLDEADTRRHVATVHSRWDTKTSILFGDYLFTHAFHLASSLQSTEACRLIGRATNRVCEGELIQIAERGNLNLAESRYIEIVEAKTAELVSVSCRLGSGHGRDDPRLADALADYGRRLGIAFQIADDLLDLTGDESRVGKTLGSDLATGKLTLPLVHLLHSGSKAEVDEVRRLLTEPDEQTGERLLPLLVASGSLDYARDRAEQYATEACERLEILPDSPARRCLEGVTAFAVHRSC; the protein is encoded by the coding sequence ATGAGCCGCCCCTCCGCTGAAGCTGATTTGCTGAGCGAACTGACGGAGTTGGTCGGCGACGACCTCGCCGCTTCAGAAGAGATATTTCGTCGCGAGTTAGACTGCGGGGAACGCGCGGTCGAGAGTATCGTCGAGCATGCCGCCCTGCTTCAGGGAAAGCGGCTGCGACCCTCACTCGTATTGGTTTCGGCCTTGGCCAGTGGCGGAATCGAGGAAGGGCATCGCGTGCTCGCGGCCGTCGTCGAGATGATTCACGTCGCGACGCTGGTGCATGACGATGTTCTCGACGAAGCCGATACCCGGCGGCACGTTGCAACCGTTCATTCCCGTTGGGACACGAAAACGAGCATCCTCTTCGGGGACTACCTGTTTACCCACGCGTTTCATCTGGCGTCGAGTCTGCAGTCGACCGAGGCGTGCCGGCTAATCGGCCGAGCGACCAATCGCGTGTGCGAAGGTGAACTGATTCAGATCGCCGAGCGAGGCAATCTGAATCTGGCCGAATCGCGGTACATTGAGATCGTCGAGGCTAAAACGGCGGAGTTGGTTTCCGTCAGTTGTCGGCTCGGCTCTGGACACGGGCGGGATGATCCTCGATTGGCGGACGCACTGGCCGATTACGGCCGTCGGCTCGGGATCGCATTCCAAATCGCTGACGATCTGCTCGATCTGACCGGGGATGAAAGCCGTGTTGGAAAGACGCTCGGGTCCGACCTGGCGACCGGGAAGTTGACATTGCCTCTCGTCCATCTGTTGCATTCCGGCAGCAAAGCGGAAGTGGACGAAGTTCGACGTTTGCTGACCGAACCGGATGAACAGACCGGCGAACGGTTGCTGCCGCTATTGGTGGCGTCAGGATCACTCGACTACGCTCGCGATCGCGCTGAGCAGTATGCCACCGAAGCGTGTGAACGGCTGGAAATTCTCCCCGACTCGCCCGCCCGACGTTGCTTAGAGGGCGTGACCGCCTTCGCCGTGCACCGCTCCTGCTAA
- a CDS encoding ABC transporter permease has protein sequence MYVGPLFRREILTQPRSARHFVMRAGFVLALFILLYTAEKAVVGFQSLTGPGVSARFGQIVFQLLALLQLTLALFFGLLFVAGRISQEKDRATLILLLMSDMKDRELVGGKLSSGIVSVAVMLVATLPVMFILQMLGGITTAQILWTAAISAMAAFASASWGAFVAFWRDKTFQTLAIGLLGMVAFLAVIEIAVAAVGATNPVGMVLGSFDPYRSLMEVICPLAFQTDLGPVSVSAWPGVLAMAFLAAAFQTSAVLGLRKWNPVRSVYQFAQKAKQDQTEEAAAERDTSRDVWNVPIIWREIRTRAYGRRVIFIKAVYMVMALAGYAFIAISPADPEPMLGGLLTAPGFVFVALALVTFVLVNAQAVTSLTSERDGRTLELLLVTEITSREFVLGKIGGVLYNTKELIIAPLIALVLIALQGQMSAENLIFAGLGFLSLVAFAAVVGFHSAMSHANSRNAIAASLGTVFFLFVGIFIFILLLVEARSSFALQFQSFLVFIVAGSILLGASLTYQNPSAALWLASAILPFLTFYSIASYMLGRPGESTLAVVAAYLFATIAMLIPALSEFTLTVAKSVERRR, from the coding sequence GTGTATGTCGGTCCGCTGTTTCGCCGTGAGATTCTGACCCAACCGCGGTCCGCTCGGCACTTCGTCATGCGGGCCGGCTTCGTGCTGGCCTTATTCATCCTGCTCTACACGGCGGAAAAAGCCGTCGTGGGGTTCCAGTCGCTGACCGGCCCGGGCGTCTCCGCCCGCTTCGGGCAGATCGTGTTTCAATTGCTTGCGCTTCTGCAATTGACTCTGGCCCTGTTCTTCGGCCTGCTGTTCGTCGCCGGGCGAATCTCTCAGGAGAAAGATCGCGCGACGCTCATCCTTCTGCTGATGTCAGACATGAAGGATCGGGAGCTTGTCGGGGGAAAGCTCTCCTCGGGCATCGTTTCGGTTGCCGTGATGTTAGTCGCCACGCTCCCGGTGATGTTTATTTTGCAGATGCTCGGCGGGATCACGACGGCGCAGATTCTCTGGACGGCGGCGATATCCGCGATGGCAGCCTTTGCGTCAGCCAGTTGGGGCGCTTTCGTCGCCTTCTGGCGGGACAAGACGTTCCAGACGCTCGCGATCGGCTTGTTGGGGATGGTCGCATTCCTGGCGGTCATCGAGATCGCCGTGGCAGCGGTGGGTGCGACTAATCCGGTCGGAATGGTCCTCGGCAGCTTCGATCCGTACCGCTCCCTGATGGAGGTGATCTGTCCGCTCGCGTTTCAGACCGACCTCGGTCCCGTGTCGGTCAGCGCTTGGCCGGGGGTGTTGGCGATGGCGTTTCTCGCCGCGGCTTTTCAAACCTCAGCGGTGCTCGGCCTGCGCAAGTGGAACCCGGTGCGTTCTGTCTACCAATTCGCACAAAAAGCCAAGCAGGATCAGACTGAAGAGGCCGCCGCAGAGCGTGACACTAGCCGCGACGTCTGGAACGTCCCGATCATCTGGCGCGAAATCCGCACGCGGGCCTACGGTCGACGCGTTATTTTCATCAAGGCGGTCTACATGGTGATGGCCTTGGCGGGTTACGCGTTTATCGCGATATCACCCGCCGATCCCGAGCCGATGTTGGGCGGGCTACTGACAGCGCCGGGTTTCGTGTTCGTCGCATTAGCGTTGGTGACCTTCGTGCTGGTCAACGCGCAGGCGGTCACGTCGCTGACGTCAGAACGGGACGGACGCACGCTCGAACTGCTGCTGGTGACGGAGATCACCTCGCGCGAGTTCGTACTCGGGAAGATCGGCGGCGTGCTCTACAACACGAAAGAATTGATCATCGCTCCGCTGATCGCGTTGGTTCTGATCGCACTGCAGGGACAGATGTCGGCCGAGAATCTGATTTTCGCCGGGCTAGGATTCCTCTCACTCGTCGCGTTTGCGGCGGTCGTCGGCTTCCATTCAGCGATGTCGCACGCGAACTCCCGCAACGCGATCGCGGCCAGCCTTGGGACCGTCTTCTTCCTCTTTGTCGGGATTTTCATCTTCATCCTGCTACTGGTGGAGGCGCGGTCCTCATTCGCGCTGCAGTTTCAGAGCTTTCTGGTCTTTATCGTGGCGGGAAGCATTCTGCTGGGGGCGTCGCTGACCTATCAGAATCCATCGGCGGCTCTGTGGCTGGCCTCGGCGATCCTGCCGTTCCTGACGTTCTACTCGATCGCTTCCTACATGCTCGGTCGGCCGGGCGAGTCGACGCTCGCCGTCGTGGCGGCCTATCTGTTCGCCACGATCGCGATGTTGATTCCCGCGTTGAGTGAGTTCACGCTGACGGTAGCGAAGAGTGTCGAGAGACGACGGTGA